The Inquilinus sp. Marseille-Q2685 genomic interval CTGGTCGACGGCCGCCGCATCAATTCGTGCCTGGCGCTTGCGGTCAGCCATGACGAGGCCGACATCCTCACGATCGAGGGCGTCGCCCGCGGCGACGAGCTTCATCCGGTCCAGGCCGCCTTCATCGCCCATGACGGTTTTCAGTGCGGGTTCTGCACGCCGGGCCAGATCATGAGTGCCATCGGCCTGATCGGGGAAGGCCAGGCCGGCGACGACCCCGAACGCATCCGCGAAGGCATGAGCGGCAATCTCTGCCGATGCGCGGCCTATGCCGGGATCACGGAGGCTGTGCTTGAGGCGCAGAAGAACCTGGCCGAAGCCGGCCGGAGGGACGCTGCGTGAACACCTTCGAATACGTCAGGCCCGCCACGATCTCCGATGCCGTCGCGGCTGCGGCCGAGCCGGGGGCCGCCTATTTCGCCGCCGGCACGAACCTGCTCGACCTGATGAAGGTCGGCGTCTCCCGTCCCGGCCGTCTCGTCGACATCACGCGGCTGCCGGGGCTCGACCGCATCGAGGCCTTGCCCGACGGAGGGATTCGCATCGGCGCCCTGGTGCGCAATGCCGACCTCGCCCACGACCCGGATTTCGCCCGGAGCTATCCGGCGGTGGCGGAGGCGCTGCTGTCCGGCGCCTCGGCGCAGCTCCGCAATGCCGCGACGGTCGGCGGCAACCTGCTGCAGCGGACGCGCTGCGCGTATTTCTATGACACCGCCAGCGCCTGCAACAGGCGCCAGCCGGGCGCGGGCTGCGACGCCCGCGAGGGCGAGAACCGGCTGCATGCCGTGCTCGGCTGGAGCGACGGCTGCATCGCCACTCACCCTTCCGACTTCTGCGTGCCGCTCGTCGCGCTGGATGCCGTGGCGGAGATCGAGGGCAGGAACAGCCGGCGCGAGATCGCCGTCGAGGATCTCCACCGGCTGCCGGGCACAACGCCCGACCGCGAGAGCGCGCTTGAGCCGGGCGACCTGATCGTCGCCATCCGCCTGCCGCCCGCGGCCGCCGCATTCTCCGCTCATGCCCGCTACCTCAAGGTGCGGGAACGCACCTCATACGCCTTTGCGGTCGTCTCGGCCGCGGCGGCGCTCCGCATCGAGGACGGCACGATCCGGGAGGCCCGGCTCGCGCTCGGCGGCGTGGCGGCCAAGCCATGGCGCGCCCGGGCAGCGGAGGCTGTTCTCGCCGGCGCCAGGCCGGGCGCCGCCGCCTTCCGCCAAGCGGCGGAGGTGGCCCTGGCGGACGCTAGGCCCTCGGGCGACAACGCCTACAAGATCGAGCTCGCGCGCCGGGTCCTCGTCCGGACCCTGACGCTCGCCGCAGCCGGCACGCCCAAGCGCCTCCCCGCCCTTCCGGCCTCGCCGTTCTCATCAGCTTGCGGAGCGCGCCACGATGACTGAGATCCGCCCCTCAGCCGCTGTCGGCCATATGCGCCACGGCTCCAGCATCGGCCAGCCACTGACGCGCCGCGACGGCATCCTGAAGGTGACGGGCGCGGCGCGCTACGCCGCCGACAATCACCCGGCGGGGATGCTGTACGCGGTTCTCGCGGTCAGCAGCATCGCCCGCGGCCGGGTGAAGGCCCTCGATATCGATGCGGCCAAGGCCCATCCGGGCGTGATCGAGGTCATGACCTCCGGGAACCGGCCGCCGCTGGCGATGGATCCGGACGAGAAGTCGAACCCCTTCATGTTCCGGATCGATGTCCTGCAGAACGACTTGGTGCGTTATGCCAACCAGCCGATCGCGGTGGTGATCGCCGAGACGCTGGAGGCCGCGACGGAGGGCGCGGCGCTGCTGTCGCCGCAATACGAGACACTGCCCGCACGTGTGGGGCTCGACGCTGGCGACAGCTTCGTGCCGCCGGCCGTCGGCGTCGGCAATCCGGCCCAGGTGGAACGGGGCGAGGTCGAGGCAGCCCTTGCCGCCTCGCCCAACCGGGTCGAGGCGACCTATGAGACTCCCAGCCAGTACCACAACGCCATGGAGCCTCACGCCATCGTGGCCTCCTGGGACGGCGATGCCCTCTCGATCGACACGCCGAGCCAGGGCATGGCGATGGCTCAGGGCCGGATCGCAGGGCTGTTCGGCATCCCGCCCGAGAAGATCCATATCCGCAGCCCCTTCCTCGGCGGCGGATTCGGCTCCAAGGGCCTGGTTTCCGGGCCGCAGGTCCTCGGCATCCTCGCGGCCCGGCTGGTCGGCCGGCCGGTCAAGCTGGTGCTGCGCCGCGAGCAGATGTACGGGCCGGTCGGCCATCGCGCGCCAACCCGCCAGACGCTCCGGATCGGCCTCGACGGCGAGGGCCGGATGACGGCGCTTGCCCATCATGCGAGGACGACGTCGAGCAGCTTCGACGATTTCTTCGAGCCGGCGGCCGACGCCTCGCACACGCTCTACGCCAGCCCGGCGATCGCCACCTCGCACGAAGCGGTCCGCGTCGACACCGGCACGCCCTTGTTCATGCGGGCGCCTGGGGAAGCCACCGGCTCGATCGCGCTGGAAAGCGCGATCGACGAAGCGGCCTGGGCCTGCGGGATGGACCCGCTGGCCCTCCGGGTGAAGAACTACGCCGCGGGCGAGCCGATCTCCGGCAAGCCGTTCTCCTCCAAGGCTCTGCGCGAATGCTACGCGGGAGGGGCTGCGCGTTTCGGCTGGTCGGGGCGGCCGCTCGCGCCGCGGCAGATGCGGGACGAGGCCGGCTTCCTCGTCGGCTGGGGCATGGGGACCGCGACCTTCCCGGCGCTGATGTTCCAGGCCCAGGCCCGCGCCGTGCTGCGGCGCGACGGCACTGCCGTGATGGAGACCGGCGCCCAGGACATGGGGCAGGGCGCCTGGACCGCGTTGGCTCAGATCGCGGCCGACGGCCTCGGGCTCGATCTCGATCAGGTGGAGTTCAGGGCCGGCTCGTCCGATCTCCCGGATGCCGGCATCGCCGGTGGTTCGGCCCACACCGCCACGGCCGGGATGGCGATCCACGGCGCCGGCGCCGACGTCATCGCCAAGCTGACCGATCTGGCGACAGGTGATCAGCGTTCGCCCCTGTTCGGGGCGGGAAATGCCGGGGGGCTGGCGCGAAGCGGCCGCCTGTTCCGCCGTGACGACGAAAGCCGGAGCGAGAGCTATATCGACATTCTCGCCCGCGCCGGGCTGACTGAGTTGGAGGGCCGTGGCAGGAGCGCCGCGGACCCCGCGGCTCAGTCGGCCTATGCGATGCATGCGCACGGGGCGGTCTTTGCCGAGGTCAAGATCGACCCCGATCTCGGCCAGGTCCGCGTCACCCGACTCGTTGGGGCCTTTGCGGCGGGTCGGGTCATCAATCCGCGGCTCGTGCGCAGCCAGTACTATGGCGGCATGATCTGGGGTGCGTCCTTCGCACTGCATGAGGAAGCGGTGATGGATCGGCGTTCCGGCCGCATCCTGAATGCCGATCTCGCCGAGTACCACGTCCCGGTGAATGCCGACGTGCCGTCCATCGATGCCCTGATGATCGAGGAGCACGATCCCCATGTGAACGCCCTGGGCATCAAGGGGGTCGGGGAGATCGGCATCACCGGCACCGCCGGTGCCGTGGCGAACGCGGTCTGGCACGCGACGGGAACGCGTGTCCGCCGCTTCCCGATCAGGCTGCATGACCTGCTGACGCCGGCATCGGACTAGCCACCGGGCAAGTGCAAGAAAGTCGGTGGCGCCGATGACGGCAGGGGTGCGGATGATCGGAGCGGTTCGCGCCTCCCGCCGGCACGCTCGGCCTGTCTTCAAGGATCGTGTTGAGCGGAACCGCCGACCGCCGGCATGGACACGCTGCGAGCCGGCATCGAGGCAGAGCGTGTAAACACTTCGTGCAGTTGTATTATCTTGCAGGCGCGTTCATGCTATGTTCCATGGACGCGACGCAGACCGATCGGACATCGGAGGCCGCGCCCGCTCTTCAGGAGGAGCGGGCGGCCCGGCATCTGCGCATGCTCGCCCGGGCGGCGGACGTCCATATGGAGATCATCGAGGCCACCCGCACGGAAGCGGTGGAGGCGCCGCAGCCCGGGGTCGACTATGGCCAGCGGATCGCCGTCGTCACCCGGTCGCTGCGGCTGACCCTGCTGCTGGAGGACAAGCTGTCGCGGCAGGCGGAGGAGAAGCGCAAGGCCGCGGCGCAGCGCGAGGCGGCGCAGGAGGACTGGCACGGGCTGCGGGTGCAGCTGGCGATGATGGCGGCGGCCTATGAGGTGTCCGAGGAGGGCGAGGAGGCCGACCGCCGTGAAGCCGAGATGCATGAGCGGCTGGAGCGGCCGGAGGTGGTGGAGCTGATCGAGGCCAGCCGTCCGGAGGTGGCGGTGGCGGCGCTGTGCCGGCGCTGGGGCTACCCGGTGCGGGTGGAGCAGTGGCTGGAGATGGCCGACGAGGCGATGGAGGAGCTCGGCTTCCTGCCGCCGCAGGACGGCGAGGACGATCCGCCTGCGGACCCGCCCGAGCCCCGCCCGGCTGCTGCTCCCGGCCGCAGACCCAGAGCTCCGGACACGGGATGACCGCGTCGGTTGGGTTCGCCCGTGGCGAACCCGACATCCGGCCGCCGTCGCGGCCCCCGATCCTGTTGGGTTCGCGTGCCGCGAACCCAACCTATGAAACGAACCGCTTCCTTTGCCTCTCCCGCCCCGCGGGAGAGGTCGGAGGCGCTTGCGCCTCCGGGTGAGGGGAGTTTGTCGAGGCCGGGACCGACCCTCACCCGGGAGATGCTCGCCATCCTGTCAGGCCATGATGTGACCGGATCTCATACCAGCGGCCCGAAATATTGACCCGTCATGGCGAGCCCCGAAGGGGCGTGGCCATCCAGGGCGGCTCGCACCGGCCCCTGGCCATGACGGGGAAGGGACCGAAGTGTCGATCTTAAAGGCCGCCGGTATAAGCTGGGCGGTCACGCGGATCTCTTCCGGCGCCGCTCCTCGCTGTGGTTCACGACGTCCCCGACATCCCCGAAGGCGATGGCGTTGCCCTGCTCCGGGATGACCTGCTGCCGGTCGAGATCCAGCCGGGCGACGATGACGTCGTCCTTGTCGCCGTTCGAATTCGTTATCTCCAGGTGATCGCCGGGCTTGCAGCGCTGCAGAATCACGAGCGGATCCATCGCGAGCTCCATGCGGTTTCGGGAGGCCGCCGAGGCGTCGGTCGGCCCGCATATGGAGTCAACACGCCGCGCCCGGCGACGGTTCGGTCCGACACGGCGATCGGCCTTATCTGATGTCGTCTCGATCCAGGCCGGGCCAGTTCGCATTGGCCTTGGCGATATAGCCCTTGGGGTCCTTCGCCCAGGTGTCGCGGACGCCGAGGTCGTAGTTCAGGTACAGCCGCCCGTCGACGATCGACCAAGCCTCCGGCTCGATCTTCACCAGATAGCCGCGCGACGTGCCATAGGCGCAGAAGCCGCCGAAGGCCGGCATGTACTTGTCCGGATCGGCTTCGAACAGCGCCTTGTCCTCGGCGCTGGCGAACCACCAGGTGGCGCCGCCGTGCTGCACCGCGAATTCGGGCTTGCCCTGGCGCGGCGCGCCTTCGCGGAAATAGGCGACCGGGTCGTAGCCGCGGATCGCGACATGGTCGGGCGATCCCAGCGTGTTGACGGGGCGGGACGCGTCCTGCGCCGGGGCGGACAGGGGTGTGAAGCAGGCCAGCGCGGCCAGCGCCAGCAGGGTGCGACGAAGCATCATGGGCTCCTTTCGAGGGGGTGGGGTCACTGGGGCAGCAGCGCGGCGGCGCGCTGTCGCGCCAACGCCTCCTCCAGTTCACGGATGCGCCGGCTCCCGCGGTCCGGTTTGGGGGCCGCCCCGTCCTTGAACCAGGCGACGGCATAGGCGGCCGCGACCAGCACGCCGAATCCGGCCAGGTTGGCGGCGGAGACGGCCAGCGGGTCCCGGCCGGTGTGGTCCAGCGCCATGCCCAGAGCCTGCGCCGTCACCATGCCGCCGACGAACACGGCCAGGGTCTGCTGCCCGACTTTCGAGACGACGGCGACGATGGGGCCCTTCAGCCGCCGGCCCCCGTCACCGACCAGCCGCACGGCGAGATAGGCCAGCGCCAGGAAGTGCAGGAGGCGCAGCGCGCCGAAATGCGTCTTGTCGGTCAGCGGCGCCAGCGCCCGGGCCCAGCCGCCGAAGAAGGGCGAGGCCTCGATGATCCGGTAATACGCGAACGGCACCGTCGCCAGGACGAAGAGCGCGGACAGGGCGGTCAGCGTCCAGCTGAAGCCCGGCGCCGGCAGGGTGCGGCGCATCAGGAAGAAGCCGAGATAGAACAGCAGCTGCCAGCCGAAGGGGTCGAAGAACCAGGGGCGGTCCGACCAGGGCTCGGCCGGCAGGTCCAGCAGATGCGCCTGGGTCAGTCCCCAGATCGCCGCCATCAGCACGAAGGGCAGGGCCTTGTGCAGCCGCTCGGCCAGGATCATCGCCGGCATCAGCGCCAGGATGACCAGGTACATCGGCAGGATGTCGAAATAGTTCGGCACATAGGTCAGGGTCAGGAATCGCGGCAGCAGGCCCATCGGGTCGGCGAAGAAATGCGGCAGGTTCAGCTCGACGATGTAGCTCTCGCCGCCCGGCCGGGTGCCGGCCGCCGCCACCAGCGCGGCGATGACGACGAAGACCGCGACATGGATCCAGTAGATCTGCCAGACCCGGCGCGCGACCCGGCCGGCGCCGCGGGCGAAGCCGTCGCGGTCGAACACCCGGCCGAAGGCGATGGCCGAGGCCATGCCGGACAGGAACACGAACATCTCGGTCGCGTCGGAGAAGCCGAAGCGTGCCGGGATCCACAGGATCCACGGGTTGTCCGGGATATGCGCGGTCAGGATGATCAGCATCCCGAGGCCGCGGAAGAAGTCGAGCCGCGGGTCGCGCCGGGTCCGGCCGGCGGGGGCGCTGGACAGCGCCTCCGTCGGCTCAGAATGCCTGGTGATATGCATCGGCGTCGAACCTGCAGGCGATCAGGGTGAAGCGGTTGCGGTCCCGGGCGGCGGCCAGCTCCTCGGCCAGTGCCGCGGCGCCGGCGACGGTTCGGCCATGGCCGCCGAAGGCGGTCGCGACGGCGGCGAAATCGGTGAGGCCGAGGGCGACGCCGTTCGGCGCCAGTCCGGCGGAGTTCTGCTTCAGCGCGATCAGGGCCAGGCTCCGGTCCTGGAACAGCACGAGGGTGACCGGCAGGCCGAGGTCGCGCAGGGTGGCGAGCTCGCCGATCCCCATCTCCAGCCCGCCGTCGCCCATCACGGCGACGACGCGGCGCGACGGGTCGGCGACCTTGGCGCCGATCGCCAGCGGCAGGGCCGCGGCCATGGTGCAGAACCCGGCCGATTGCAGCAGCGACAGCGGCCGCCGCGCGACCCATTTCTGGGAGAACAGGATGCGGTGGGCGCCGGCGTCGACGGTGACGAGGTCGCCGTCCCCGACCGCGCGGTTCAGCACCTCGACGATCGCATGCGGGCCCCAGTCGGCGCGGGCGGCGAAGCGTTCGGCCAGCGCCCTCCGGGCCGCGGCGGGTTCACCGTCGGTCCAGGCCTCGCCGGGGCGGACCGCCTCGGCCAGGGCGGCGATCGCGGCCGCGGGGGCGGCCAGCAGGCGCGTGCCGGCATGGTGCATGGCATGGTCGGCCGGCGCGGCGCTGATCTCGACGATGCGATCCGGGTCCGAGACCGGGTCGAGCCAGCCGAGCCGCATCTCGATCGGGTCGTAGCCGACGAACAGCAGCAGGTCGGCCCGGCCGAACAGCGGCAGCAGCACCGCGTCGGCCAGCGGCGACAGCCCGGCGCCGCCCAGCGCCAGCGGATGATCCTCCGGCACCAGCCCCTTGGCCTTGTAGGTGGTGACCACCGGCGCGCCGAGCCGCTCGACCAGGCGCAGCAGCGCCGGGCCGGCGCCGCCCTGCGCCGCCTCCAGCCCGGCCAGGATCAGCGGCCGCCGCGCCCGCGACAGCCGGTCGCCCAGTGCCGCGATCGCCGGGTCCCGCGGCGCAACCGACGGGCGCAGCACGGCCGGCGGCGCGACCGGCCGCGGCGCCGGGTCGGCCATCGCCGCCACCGCCGGCGACAGGTCCAGATGCACCGGCCCCATCGGCTCGGCCAGCGCGATGGCCAAGGCCCGGGCCACGGTCGGGCCCGCGCTCTCCGGCTCGACTTCGAAGCTGGCCTTGACCAGCGGCCGCAGCAACGCGGCATGGTCGATCACCTGGTGGGTGTAGCGGGCCCGGGTCGGCCGGTCGACGATGCCGGAGATCACCACCAGCGGCACATGCTCCTGCGCCGCATCGGCGATGCCGTTGACCGCATTCGCCAGCCCTGGCCCGACGGTCGCCACGAGCAGGCCCGGCGTGCGGGTGGTCACCGAGGCGCCGGCGGCCATGATCGCCGCCGCCGTCTCGTGCCGCGCCAGGTGGAAGCGGATTCCCGCCGCTTCCAGCCCGTCGATCAAGGTCACGACCTCGCCGCCCGGCATGCCGAAGGCATGGCGGATTCCATGGGCGTGCAGGGTGGCGGCGATCGTGTCGGCGATGCGGGTCATCGGGGGGCGCTTTCGGCGGGCTGGGATTCACGGAAGCGTACGACGTACGCCACGACCAGGCCGAACAGGATGTGGCCCACCAGCGACGCCCAGGTCAGCGGGATGAAGCCGAGGAAGGCGGGCAGGCCGGCGAAGATGTGGGCCATGACGTAGAGGGCGAAGACCCACAGCCCGGTGCCGAAGCCGATGCCGGTCAGCACCAGCGGCAGCTGCGGCAGGATCCGGCGCTGCAGCGGCCGGGCGATGAACAGGTAGCCGATCGGGTAGAACACGATGCCGACGATGGCGTGGATCAGCTCCGCCGCCGCCCAGCTCTGGAAGCCGAAGACGGACTGCACCAGGGCCGCCGGCTCCAGCGGGCCGCCGACCAGGAAGGGGGTGATGCCGCGGGCCCAGACCTCCCAGGTCAGGTCGGCGGCGACGCCGGCCAGCAGGATGGTCGGGACGAGGCGGCCGGTCAGGGAGGGGAACAGCGGTGCCGGGGTGGTCTCGGTCATGGTCATGATGGGATCTCCAGTCGAGCTCAACGGTGGGCCCGGAGGCGGGCCGACAGGGCACGGCCGTCGACCGCCGCGATCAGGCGGTCCTCGGCCTTCAGGCGGCGGCGGGCGTCGCCGATGGCGCGCAGGGCCGGGGCGTCGTCGCGCCGGGACGCGGTCTCGGCCAAGGCCAGGACGAACAGGTCGCGCTGGGCGTTGCTGCCGCCGAGCCGCGGCAGGGCGGCGGCGAGGCGGTCGAGCGCGCCGCGCTCGCCGCCCAGGCCGGCGATCACGCGGGCCAGGGGCAGGCCGAGATCGGCCGCGACCCTGGCCTGGTCGCCGGTGCCCTGGGCGCGGACCTGCAGCGCCATCACCAGCTCCGCCGCCGCCGGCCGGTCGCCGAGCGCGACCAGGGCGATCAGGGTGTGCAGCGACGCGAAGACCAGGGTGGTGTCGGCCCGGCGCCTGCGGGCGATCTCCGCCAGGCCGGTCCAGCGGTGGCCGACATCGACGCCCAGCCGCTCCAGCCGCCACAGCAGCGACACGGCGTTGGCCATGTCGCGGAAATCGTCGGTCGGCTGCGGCCTCACCTCCTCATCATAGAGGTGCAGCACGCGCTCGTGATCGCCGCGCTCGAGGTGCAGCAGCGCCAGATGCCAGGCCATGTGGAAGCTGAAGTTGTTGCAGCGGGACCAGCTGCCGCGGCTCGCCTCCAGCCAGGCGATGCCGGCGGCGGTCTCGCCCCTCATCTCATGGACATGCGAGACCGCATGCAGCCCCCAGGCGTCGTCCGGCTCCATCGCGACGGCCTGCCGGCCATAGGCTTCGGCGGCGGCATAGGCGCCGTGCTCCTCGACGGCGAAAGCGTGGCAG includes:
- a CDS encoding xanthine dehydrogenase family protein subunit M codes for the protein MNTFEYVRPATISDAVAAAAEPGAAYFAAGTNLLDLMKVGVSRPGRLVDITRLPGLDRIEALPDGGIRIGALVRNADLAHDPDFARSYPAVAEALLSGASAQLRNAATVGGNLLQRTRCAYFYDTASACNRRQPGAGCDAREGENRLHAVLGWSDGCIATHPSDFCVPLVALDAVAEIEGRNSRREIAVEDLHRLPGTTPDRESALEPGDLIVAIRLPPAAAAFSAHARYLKVRERTSYAFAVVSAAAALRIEDGTIREARLALGGVAAKPWRARAAEAVLAGARPGAAAFRQAAEVALADARPSGDNAYKIELARRVLVRTLTLAAAGTPKRLPALPASPFSSACGARHDD
- a CDS encoding xanthine dehydrogenase family protein molybdopterin-binding subunit, which produces MTEIRPSAAVGHMRHGSSIGQPLTRRDGILKVTGAARYAADNHPAGMLYAVLAVSSIARGRVKALDIDAAKAHPGVIEVMTSGNRPPLAMDPDEKSNPFMFRIDVLQNDLVRYANQPIAVVIAETLEAATEGAALLSPQYETLPARVGLDAGDSFVPPAVGVGNPAQVERGEVEAALAASPNRVEATYETPSQYHNAMEPHAIVASWDGDALSIDTPSQGMAMAQGRIAGLFGIPPEKIHIRSPFLGGGFGSKGLVSGPQVLGILAARLVGRPVKLVLRREQMYGPVGHRAPTRQTLRIGLDGEGRMTALAHHARTTSSSFDDFFEPAADASHTLYASPAIATSHEAVRVDTGTPLFMRAPGEATGSIALESAIDEAAWACGMDPLALRVKNYAAGEPISGKPFSSKALRECYAGGAARFGWSGRPLAPRQMRDEAGFLVGWGMGTATFPALMFQAQARAVLRRDGTAVMETGAQDMGQGAWTALAQIAADGLGLDLDQVEFRAGSSDLPDAGIAGGSAHTATAGMAIHGAGADVIAKLTDLATGDQRSPLFGAGNAGGLARSGRLFRRDDESRSESYIDILARAGLTELEGRGRSAADPAAQSAYAMHAHGAVFAEVKIDPDLGQVRVTRLVGAFAAGRVINPRLVRSQYYGGMIWGASFALHEEAVMDRRSGRILNADLAEYHVPVNADVPSIDALMIEEHDPHVNALGIKGVGEIGITGTAGAVANAVWHATGTRVRRFPIRLHDLLTPASD
- a CDS encoding thiamine pyrophosphate-binding protein, encoding MTRIADTIAATLHAHGIRHAFGMPGGEVVTLIDGLEAAGIRFHLARHETAAAIMAAGASVTTRTPGLLVATVGPGLANAVNGIADAAQEHVPLVVISGIVDRPTRARYTHQVIDHAALLRPLVKASFEVEPESAGPTVARALAIALAEPMGPVHLDLSPAVAAMADPAPRPVAPPAVLRPSVAPRDPAIAALGDRLSRARRPLILAGLEAAQGGAGPALLRLVERLGAPVVTTYKAKGLVPEDHPLALGGAGLSPLADAVLLPLFGRADLLLFVGYDPIEMRLGWLDPVSDPDRIVEISAAPADHAMHHAGTRLLAAPAAAIAALAEAVRPGEAWTDGEPAAARRALAERFAARADWGPHAIVEVLNRAVGDGDLVTVDAGAHRILFSQKWVARRPLSLLQSAGFCTMAAALPLAIGAKVADPSRRVVAVMGDGGLEMGIGELATLRDLGLPVTLVLFQDRSLALIALKQNSAGLAPNGVALGLTDFAAVATAFGGHGRTVAGAAALAEELAAARDRNRFTLIACRFDADAYHQAF
- a CDS encoding (2Fe-2S)-binding protein, which translates into the protein MSFSISLTVNGARHDIELDDPRVTLLDLLRERLDLTGTKKGCDRGQCGACTVLVDGRRINSCLALAVSHDEADILTIEGVARGDELHPVQAAFIAHDGFQCGFCTPGQIMSAIGLIGEGQAGDDPERIREGMSGNLCRCAAYAGITEAVLEAQKNLAEAGRRDAA
- a CDS encoding YHS domain-containing (seleno)protein, which produces MLRRTLLALAALACFTPLSAPAQDASRPVNTLGSPDHVAIRGYDPVAYFREGAPRQGKPEFAVQHGGATWWFASAEDKALFEADPDKYMPAFGGFCAYGTSRGYLVKIEPEAWSIVDGRLYLNYDLGVRDTWAKDPKGYIAKANANWPGLDRDDIR
- a CDS encoding YqhR family membrane protein; this encodes MTMTETTPAPLFPSLTGRLVPTILLAGVAADLTWEVWARGITPFLVGGPLEPAALVQSVFGFQSWAAAELIHAIVGIVFYPIGYLFIARPLQRRILPQLPLVLTGIGFGTGLWVFALYVMAHIFAGLPAFLGFIPLTWASLVGHILFGLVVAYVVRFRESQPAESAPR
- a CDS encoding OpgC family protein, whose translation is MHITRHSEPTEALSSAPAGRTRRDPRLDFFRGLGMLIILTAHIPDNPWILWIPARFGFSDATEMFVFLSGMASAIAFGRVFDRDGFARGAGRVARRVWQIYWIHVAVFVVIAALVAAAGTRPGGESYIVELNLPHFFADPMGLLPRFLTLTYVPNYFDILPMYLVILALMPAMILAERLHKALPFVLMAAIWGLTQAHLLDLPAEPWSDRPWFFDPFGWQLLFYLGFFLMRRTLPAPGFSWTLTALSALFVLATVPFAYYRIIEASPFFGGWARALAPLTDKTHFGALRLLHFLALAYLAVRLVGDGGRRLKGPIVAVVSKVGQQTLAVFVGGMVTAQALGMALDHTGRDPLAVSAANLAGFGVLVAAAYAVAWFKDGAAPKPDRGSRRIRELEEALARQRAAALLPQ